Sequence from the Melanotaenia boesemani isolate fMelBoe1 chromosome 21, fMelBoe1.pri, whole genome shotgun sequence genome:
TCAGACTCTAAAGACTCGCTGCTGTTCTCTccaattttaaaatgtagtttGATCCAATTACAGAAACCAGGAATGACTTCCAGGCAATTTATGACAAATCAGACCCAGACACTCTTAACATAAATTGGTCATAATGagattgtttaattaaaaattgttcttgctttttattttttaagatttataCCTTGACCAGTAGAGCAACAGTTGTTCCAACAATACACAcaacacatgaaacaaacagTAAAGCTTTCAAAACTATACAcattacaaaataaagaaaatgtattagTCTATTGCAAAATCATCACAACAgtcatcataaaaaaaagattagcaAAGATCAGGGAAAACATTTACAACTGACAACTCTAGACTGTTGCTTGAACGTTGAGTGGAGCAAAGAAAAGATCTACACAGTGGAACAGTTGTGCCTTTTTAGCACAAAAAGGTATCTTTGTTAAGTCAGTGCTATTATGCTGTTAATTCACAAGCAGAGGTGGCTCAGTGCTGCAACTAAAACACAGCAAGCTGGCATCCCAAAATCCACTGAGTAAAACAGCACTGATGCTTAGCGCAGCATGTTTTACATTACTCGTTTTCTCTTACTCACACAGACCCTTTTGACTCATTGACTTCCTCTATTTCTCAAAGATCTACTCCCTTTAGTGCTGTCATATAGGACAGCAATGCACATTAATGGCACAGTCCTGTCTTTAAATTCAACTTTTTGAAAAGGGTTGGTGATGTAGGTGTCAAGCAGGAAAgtcaaaaacatgaaatgtgaaGCAGCAATCATTGTCATGCAAACCCACTTTTTGTATTGAGGAGCTGGAAGGCCAAAGCCTATATAATGTCCACTCTGACCTATTCAGACATTAATAGTTTTCCAAATACAGCCCATCACAgtaatataaagaaaatttgGGGGCCATATTGCTTGCATTAAAATGTGTGGGTGGAAGTGATACCTattattaaaagtccaaaaatgtgatttttgaaATTAATGTTAACAGAACATTTAAGGAAAATGTCATCATACATACAGAACAGCACTTGAATGATATTGAGCATAAACACAGTGGAGTAATCTTGTTTCTATTATTTTGGGGGTGGAGCACTGAGGTCAGTCATTAGGGCAGCAAAGATCCATGTCTCATAATTAAACTTTGAATCAGATTAATTCATCAGAactatttttttacatgaagCTTTTATCAGCCTTTAGATGAAGTTATGTTTCTGGACTAACATGCTGTGTAAAGACACTCAGAGCTCTCTGTACCTCTGGTTGACAGAAGTTGCTTCTGTGGCTGTGGCCTGTCATTTACTATTAGCCTTCAGTCTCTTGATgcatttgcttctttttctttgccgTCATCCTCTCTGTCTTCCCCTCACTATCACCTCTGTCATATACTTTCTGTCCTTTTTTACAAGACATTGTCACATCATGTTGAGATCATCAGAACGAGTCAAGTTTTGCTGAGCAAATCTTTGTTCAGAGGACTTTactgttttaacatttgattTACACCAACTTTGTTTCCTTcacttgtgttttatttcatcCTCTCTTGTGGACTggtccaactgctttcttgtgCTTTTTATGCATGGAtccacattttctgttttccccTCCCACCTGTCCACCCCCTGCTGTGTCTCCACCTGTGTAGCCTAGAAAATACAATATTACTGCAGTTTCGAACTTTGCATTTTCTCTTATGTGTCAGTTTGTACATGACTGCAATCTAtggcataaaaaacaaacaaaaaaaaaaaaaaccagaaaaaaacccTTCTATCTTCAACATTTGTTTCTAGAAGTAATTGTCTGGCTAATTACACCACCTTTCCTATCCATAATTTTTTCCACCACTGATGTCATTGCAAAGAAGTAGGGACATCAGTAACATCAGAAATAGGGACATAACACGTCAGGGCAAAAAATCTCTTTGCCCTGATTTGAAGATGTGAGTCTTGAGCCAGTGAGCATCCTGAGCTGGTCCCTCTGGTGCTATCCTGCTTCCCTGGGACAAGAAAGGGGGGCTGGTATGGGGGTAGAGGTAGGGGGGTGATTGAgaacctctgtgtgtgtgtgttttcatgatACAGAAGAGGAGAGCACTGCAGCAATCGGAGAAAGTAGGTCAGACACAGACTAGTGAGAAACATAGCAAAGGAGAAGAGAGGTAGGGAGTAGAGATAGAGTGGAAAAGGGTagaaaaggaggaaagaggaaggaaaaaagtGCCAGAGGATGTGAGTAAAGGGGGGTACATTGttgtaaaaatgactgaaaaatctAATAATATGTCTCAAGTAACGTGATTGTACTTATTTCATTTACTCTAGCCACTATGCTCCTGCACTGCCTGTGCCACCGTAAGGGAGCTGTCTTTGAACAGCACAACCTACGACAACTGGCAGTACCTGCTACACATACAGTAGATGTCGTGATCTAAAACAGACTTTCTAAGAAGTTCACTTGTTTTAGGACAAGTTCTTCTCAGCTGAtctcatctttaaaaaaaaaaaagctcagcgTTTTTGTCATGAAGGCCCTTGGATAAGTGATGTGTAGGTTTTCATCATATTTCCAAATCAAACAAAAGAGGAACAATGAAGCAAGACAGCAGATGGAAAATAAGTAAAACTTTGATAATACATAAGTGCATACTGTCGAAAATACACTCATGCGACACTAAAAGTACACCAAAGCTTCTTATATATATGGGCTCCATTCAAGTATGAATTACCTTTCTCCTTTGCTCCTCAGGCcatgtctgtgttttattatttatttgataaagcACAAAGTATACTGCATCTATAAATACACTGCAGGGCTTGTAGGAGTGGACCACAAACAGGGAAAGCTTATGCACTAGTCCCCAATCACACGCTGGTGTTGTCATGAATCTCTAATTGATTCACGCACAACTTAACAAGCTACAGTAAAATCATAAGAATGATATATTGTGaagcacaaaaagaagaaatgaaaatagaTATTTCTGTGGTGTTATGATTTAGCTTACCCAAAGACTGCATTTTGGAGTGAACATGCAAACGCTTGGCTGCAGGTTTTCTGCAGAAGTTGTTACCTCTTCCAAATGTTCTAGCAATCATcatttatcattttgctgcatGTCCAAAACTGACTAAATTTGGGAGGCATAAAACCAGCTGAAATGACACCAAAGAGCAGCAAAGATGTCACTTTTGTTGCATGAGGACAATAACCACAACCTAAGCTTTCTTCTTAGAAATCACTCCTCAAATTAGCTTTCATTATATGAGTCAATTGATATTTAAACAAGTGTGTAGCGCGTATGTTTGAACAACGTAAAATGTTATCTGAAACACTACGATGTCGGTGGACCATAAACCACAAAACCAAGCTGCAGGTTTATGAGGGTTTAGGTCTAATTATATAGCTGTTTTTATCATTCGCTGCACAATacttgtttttgtagtttttccaTTCCCTTGcttctttaatatttttgttcattttgtaaGTCccattaattttatatatatttcaaatgacttttttaaattaatattttattttgtatatatatttattttttatgtttttgatagATTATCCTTTTTGACTAATGaacacttttttattcttttaatttccACCATTGTAGCTTTctaaatagaaaaattaaagattttaacTGATTAAAACTTAAGTCTTTAACTGTTTTGCTATTGATTAAAAACCACatgaatgcatttaattttttctgtctttgcaaTTTTTTCCTGCCATATCAGGTAAATTTGACACTTGAAATGCAAAAATtcgaaaaaggaaaacatgttctTGTTTCTCTGTGGAGCTTAGCTTTTATTTATGGGCAAGATGTGAAACCTAACCCTTAACATGTTATAAAAATGACAAGATCCAAAATGATTGTTTAGAGTAAAATGTCTGTTGTGATATATTTGACATAGCAGACTtaatttttccattattattattattattattattattattattattattatcattagtattattattattattatttttattattattttattttgtagtagtagtagtagaagcaAAAATGGTATTAGTGTGGTTACTGTAATGTTGATGggaacatttacacatttatttaaagataacacacataaacacatcttttcataaaatattttttaaatggtattttctgctttgtttatcACATAtaagctctgtttttttcttggtctgtttgctttcttGGTTAGATTATTTATACTCGAGCATCACAGCTTgtgaaaatatgaatgaaaacataaataatatacatatacttgtatataataatatatatggatgattatttaatgtttgacaTTACATAAAAGCTGCCCTGTTTAAAATCACTCGTGGCTGGTATCAGTTAGCCAGTAAAAATCAGCCTgacctgtcttttttttccttttgtttttttgttgttgctgttttctgtaaaatatttgCCTTGCtgaattctatttattttcaattgactttttctcctctcctcgctctttctgttttctctttctttgttttttctctgttgtttttctttctttctttccttccagTATGTGGCATTTATTTCCCttttcttcatcctcatctCCATCTCCACTTTCTGCATGGAGACGCACGaggccttcaacaccatcctaAATAAGACAGAGAACGTCACGATGGGCAACGTGACCCGTGAGGAGATAGTGTACGAAGTGGTGACTGACAGCTGGTTGACATATGTGGAGGGTGTGTGCGTCATTTGGTTCACCATTGAGGTCTTGCTGCGAGTCACCTTCTGCCCAGACAAGTTGGAATTCTTCAAAAGTGCCCTCAACATCATCGACTTTGTTGCCATCCTGCCCTTCTATCTGGAGGTTGGCCTGAGCGGTCTGTCCTCCAAAGCTGCCAAGGATGTCCTGGGGTTCCTCCGTGTTGTCCGATTTGTGCGTATCCTCCGAATCTTCAAGCTGACCCGCCATTTTGTGGGTCTCCGTGTCCTCGGCCACACTCTCCGTGCCAGCACCAATGAATTCCTCCTACTCATCATCTTCTTGGCCCTTGGTGTCCTCATCTTTGCCACAATGATCTACTATGCTGAGCGAATTGGTGCAGACCCAGATGACCCAACAGCCAGTGCCCACACTAACTTCAAGAACATCCCCATTGGATTTTGGTGGGCTGTTGTGACCATGACCACACTGGGATATGGCGACATGTACCCCGAGACATGGTCAGGGATGCTGGTGGGTGCGCTGTGTGCCTTGGCTGGTGTGCTTACCATTGCTATGCCTGTACCTGTCATTGTCAACAATTTCGGCATGTACTACTCTCTGGCTATGGCGAAGCAAAAGTTACccaaaaagaagaataaacatATCCCCAGAGCACCACAACCAGGTTCACCCAACTACTGCAAGCCAGATGCCCTGGCAATGGCTACTGCATCACCGCAAAGGATCTTGGGGAATGTCTTAGGTGGAGTGATGGGGTCTGGAGGAATTGGGGGTGACTGTCCTCTGGCTCAAGAAGAAATTATTGAGATCAACAGAGGTGAGAGGTTTGATTTTTCCTGTTCCTTTATAGATAAAGAAATTTTGCTCTCATTGTTTTAAGCATGCAGAATGAGTTTAGAAGACTGGTGTAGAACTAAGAATACCAAAGTGTCAAGAGAAAGAAGTGGGAGTATTATCAAGAAGTGATGCATGGTTGATTTTCACTCCACCCT
This genomic interval carries:
- the LOC121632468 gene encoding potassium voltage-gated channel subfamily C member 1-like isoform X3 — translated: MLSSVCVSSFKGRKGGNKSSNKACYSADMTCPSESEKIVINCGGVRHETYRSTLKTLPGTRLSWLTEPDAFSNFDYDPKLDEFFFDRHPSVFSFILNYYRTGKLHCPNDVCGPLFEEELAFWGIDETDVEACCWMNYRQHRDAEEALDSFETPEPDAPDDDPALGGADGDLKRLCMQEDARRAGWWKTWQPRIWALFEDPYSSKYARYVAFISLFFILISISTFCMETHEAFNTILNKTENVTMGNVTREEIVYEVVTDSWLTYVEGVCVIWFTIEVLLRVTFCPDKLEFFKSALNIIDFVAILPFYLEVGLSGLSSKAAKDVLGFLRVVRFVRILRIFKLTRHFVGLRVLGHTLRASTNEFLLLIIFLALGVLIFATMIYYAERIGADPDDPTASAHTNFKNIPIGFWWAVVTMTTLGYGDMYPETWSGMLVGALCALAGVLTIAMPVPVIVNNFGMYYSLAMAKQKLPKKKNKHIPRAPQPGSPNYCKPDALAMATASPQRILGNVLGGVMGSGGIGGDCPLAQEEIIEINRDSKQNGDAASAALANEDCPTIDQVLSPDERSPIGRGPTRERYQQDRACFLLNTREFRATDGNVRKEAAALAPSPDSPLTEDWYKMEGSLLQQDLNANSTSSWIKP
- the LOC121632468 gene encoding potassium voltage-gated channel subfamily C member 1-like isoform X2, with the translated sequence MLSSVCVSSFKGRKGGNKSSNKACYSADMTCPSESEKIVINCGGVRHETYRSTLKTLPGTRLSWLTEPDAFSNFDYDPKLDEFFFDRHPSVFSFILNYYRTGKLHCPNDVCGPLFEEELAFWGIDETDVEACCWMNYRQHRDAEEALDSFETPEPDAPDDDPALGGADGDLKRLCMQEDARRAGWWKTWQPRIWALFEDPYSSKYARYVAFISLFFILISISTFCMETHEAFNTILNKTENVTMGNVTREEIVYEVVTDSWLTYVEGVCVIWFTIEVLLRVTFCPDKLEFFKSALNIIDFVAILPFYLEVGLSGLSSKAAKDVLGFLRVVRFVRILRIFKLTRHFVGLRVLGHTLRASTNEFLLLIIFLALGVLIFATMIYYAERIGADPDDPTASAHTNFKNIPIGFWWAVVTMTTLGYGDMYPETWSGMLVGALCALAGVLTIAMPVPVIVNNFGMYYSLAMAKQKLPKKKNKHIPRAPQPGSPNYCKPDALAMATASPQRILGNVLGGVMGSGGIGGDCPLAQEEIIEINRDSKQNGDAASAALANEDCPTIDQVLSPDERSPIGRGPTRERYQQDRACFLLNTREFRATDGNVRKATGYEKSRSLNNISGMAGSSLRLTPITSPPFETYETPGQLRRCRSPIPSIL
- the LOC121632468 gene encoding potassium voltage-gated channel subfamily C member 1-like isoform X4, which encodes MLSSVCVSSFKGRKGGNKSSNKACYSADMTCPSESEKIVINCGGVRHETYRSTLKTLPGTRLSWLTEPDAFSNFDYDPKLDEFFFDRHPSVFSFILNYYRTGKLHCPNDVCGPLFEEELAFWGIDETDVEACCWMNYRQHRDAEEALDSFETPEPDAPDDDPALGGADGDLKRLCMQEDARRAGWWKTWQPRIWALFEDPYSSKYARYVAFISLFFILISISTFCMETHEAFNTILNKTENVTMGNVTREEIVYEVVTDSWLTYVEGVCVIWFTIEVLLRVTFCPDKLEFFKSALNIIDFVAILPFYLEVGLSGLSSKAAKDVLGFLRVVRFVRILRIFKLTRHFVGLRVLGHTLRASTNEFLLLIIFLALGVLIFATMIYYAERIGADPDDPTASAHTNFKNIPIGFWWAVVTMTTLGYGDMYPETWSGMLVGALCALAGVLTIAMPVPVIVNNFGMYYSLAMAKQKLPKKKNKHIPRAPQPGSPNYCKPDALAMATASPQRILGNVLGGVMGSGGIGGDCPLAQEEIIEINRDSKQNGDAASAALANEDCPTIDQVLSPDERSPIGRGPTRERYQQDRACFLLNTREFRATDGNVRKVLSF